The following proteins are co-located in the Oncorhynchus clarkii lewisi isolate Uvic-CL-2024 unplaced genomic scaffold, UVic_Ocla_1.0 unplaced_contig_214_pilon_pilon, whole genome shotgun sequence genome:
- the LOC139393680 gene encoding ankyrin repeat and IBR domain-containing protein 1-like, which translates to FLKIFIYIFSLVFLSLQAEKKHKGFQELDRFMHYYTRFQNHEHSYQLEQRLLKTAKDKMEQLSRALSGRDGGPPDTTFIEDAVLELLKTRRILKCSYPYGFFLEIKSTKKEIFELMQTDLEMVTEDLAQKVNRPYLRTPRHKIIRAACLVQQKRQEFLASVARGVAPSDSPEAPRRSFGGGTWDWEYLGFASPEEYAEFQYRRRHRDRQQRRQRGDIPHLDEHSDSTLDTQEMGGGRRPGPPMGSLDEDDPNILLAIQLSLQESGLATAGDTPELLSNEASLGAIGTSLPSRLDAESQRVEVGPRGAISSQRLYEGVSGVYALHHHHPSQQHYSNHNLNPFREPSSGQALFSSSNGTADSTTTASTGLQDPSHPNTNLLGNIMAWFHDMNPQSITLIPSTTTTTSSDTDLDFNTAAQTTANTASEVEEEEVQADLHQPRAKPQKSEGELGEDVDCFPFLSQGLEEKEAERERPTHLDLTVGSEVMAPSYMVTTRTGDRAGERLAGGNVVHVDTPMCDSVTSDLLPSTSSSEWEEQIHLV; encoded by the exons tgtttttaaaaatatttatatatattttttctctcgtCTTCTTGTCATTGCAGGCTGAGAAGAAGCACAAGGGATTCCAGGAACTGGACCGCTTCATGCATTACTACACACGCTTCCAGAACCATGAACACAGTTACCAG CTGGAGCAGCGCCTGTTGAAGACCGCCAAAGACAAGATGGAACAGCTGAGCAGAGCCTTGAGTGGAC gAGACGGAGGCCCGCCTGACACTACGTTCATTGAAGACGCTGTACTGGAGCTGCTGAAGACGCGTCGCATCCTCAAGTGCTCTTACCCCTACGGCTTCTTCCTGGAGATCAAATCCACCAAGAAAGAGATTTTTGAACTTATGCAG acTGACTTGGAGATGGTGACAGAGGACCTAGCTCAGAAAGTCAACCGTCCTTACCTCCGAACTCCCCGTCACAAGATCATCCGAGCGGCCTGTTTGGTGCAGCAGAAGAGACAGGAGTTCCTGGCCTCCGTCGCCCGGGGGGTGGCCCCCAGCGACTCCCCAGAGGCCCCTAGACGCAG TTTTGGAGGTGGCACGTGGGACTGGGAGTATTTGGGCTTTGCATCTCCTGAG GAGTATGCAGAGTTTCAGTACCGGAGGAGACACAGGGATCGTcagcagaggagacagagaggggacattCCCCATCTTGACGAGCATAGCGACAGCACTTTAG ACACACAGGAAATGGGCGGTGGGCGAAGACCTGGTCCCCCCATG GGCTCATTGGACGAGGACGATCCCAACATCCTATTGGCTATCCAGCTGTCACTCCAAGAGTCTGGGTTGGCGACGGCCGGGGACACTCCAGAGTTGTTGTCCAATGAGGCGTCCCTAGGGGCCATCGGCACCTCCCTCCCGTCCAGACTGGACGCGGAGTCCCAGAGGGTGGAGGTGGGGCCCCGGGGGGCCATCAGCAGCCAACGCCTCTATGAAGGGGTTTCAGGGGTCTATgcattacaccaccaccacccatccCAGCAGCACTACAGCAACCACAATCTCAACCCGTTCAGGGAGCCTTCTTCAGGCCAGGCTCTGTTCTCGTCCTCCAATGGTACTGCGGACTCCACTACCACCGCATCAACAGGGCTCCAGGACCCCTCACACCCAAACACCAACCTGCTGGGTAACATCATGGCCTGGTTCCATGACATGAACCCTCAGAGCATCACCCTcatcccctccaccaccaccaccacctcctcagaCACAGACCTAGACTTCAACACGGCAGCACAGACCACGGCCAACACAGCCTccgaggtggaggaggaggaggtccaaGCTGACCTCCACCAGCCCCGTGCCAAGCCCCAGAAAAGCGAGGGCGAGCTGGGGGAAGATGTGGACTGTTTCCCCTTCCTTTCTCAGGGCCTGGAGGAGAaggaggctgagagggagagacccACCCATCTAGACTTGACGgtggggtcagaggtcatggcCCCATCCTACATGGTGACTACCAGGACAGGGGACCGGGCCGGGGAGAGGCTCGCTGGGGGTAACGTCGTTCACGTTGACACGCCCATGTGTGActctgtgacctctgaccttctGCCTAGCACCAGCTCTTCAGAATGGGAGGAGCAGATACACCTTGTCTGA